GAAGCGCCCGCAGGACGGCGCGATCATCACGCAGTTCGACTACCCGACCTGCGAGCGCCTCGGCCTGATCAAGATGGACTTCCTGGGGCTGCGCAACCTCACCGTCCTCGACGACGCGCTGCGCAACATCCAGATCAACCGTGGCGAGACCGTGGTCCTCGAGGAGCTCGAGCTCACCGACCCGGCGACGTACGCCCTGCTCGCCCGCGGTGACACCCTCGGTGTCTTCCAGCTCGACGGCGGCCCGATGCGGGCACTGCTGCGCTCGATGCGCCCCGACACCTTCGAGGACATCTCCGCGGTCGGTGCGCTCTACCGCCCCGGTCCGATGGGAGCCGACTCCCACAACAAGTACGCCCGCCGCAAGACCGGTCGCGAGCCGGTGGAGGCGATCCACCCCGAGCTCGCGGAGCCGCTCGAGGAGATCCTGGGGGAGACCTACGGCCTGATCGTCTACCAGGAGCAGGTCATGGCCATCGCCCAGAAGCTCGCGGGCTACAGCCTCGGACAGGCCGACATCCTGCGCCGGGCGATGGGCAAGAAGAAGAAGGAGGAGCTGGACAAGCAGTTCGCCGGCTTCTCCGGGGGCATGACCGAGCGCGGCTACTCCATGGCGGCGGTCAAGACGCTCTGGGACATCCTGCTGCCCTTCTCCGACTACGCCTTCAACAAGGCCCACTCGGCCGCCTACGGCCTGGTGTCCTACTGGACGGCCTACCTCAAGGCCAACTACCCGGCCGAGTACATGGCCGCGCTCCTGACGTCCGTCAAGGATGACAAGGACAAGATGGCGATCTACCTCAACGAGTGCCGCCGGATGAAGATCCAGGTGCTGCCGCCCGACGTCAACGAGTCGCAGGCGACCTTCACGCCGGTGGGCCACGACATCCGCTTCGGCCTCACCGCGATCCGCAACGTCGGCGCCAACGTCGTCAGCCAGATCGTCGCCGCGCGCGAGGAGCAGGGCCGCTACCTCGACTTCAACGACTTCATGGGCAAGGTCCCCGCGCTCGTCTGCAACAAGCGGGTCATCGAGTCGCTGGTCAAGGCCGGGGCCTTCGACGACATGAAGCACCTGCGGCGAGCACTGGTCGCCGTCCACGAGACCGCCGTCGACCAGTACGTCGACATCAAGCGCAACGAGGCGATCGGCCAGGACTCGCTCTTCGCCGGCCTCGACGGGGGCGACGACGGTGGCGGCACCGGCTGGGGGATCTCGGTCTCGATCCCCGACCTGGAGGAGTGGGACAAGATGACCCTCCTCGGGCACGAGCGCGAGATGCTCGGCCTCTACGTCTCCGACCACCCGCTGCTCGGCCTCGAGCACCTGCTGTCGACCAGCAGCGACTGCAGCATCGGGCAGCTCATGCTCGACGAGGAGCGTGCCGACGGGTCGCCGATCACCGTCAGCGGCCTGGTCACCTCGGTGCAGCGCAAGATCACCAAGCGTGGCGACAACTGGGCGATGGTGACCCTCGAGGACCTCGACGGTGCGATCGACGTGCTGCTCTTCCCGAGCGCCTACCAGCTGGCCAGCACCCTGCTCAACGAGGACGCGATCATCACCGTCAAGGGCCGGCTCTCCCGGAGCAAGGACCAGCCCGAGATCCACGGCCAGGAGGTCAGCCTCCCCGACCTCAGCGACGGCCCGGCCGGGCCGGTCGTGATCAGCCTACCCGCCACGCGGTGCACCGGTCCGGTCGTCGAGCAGCTCAAGGACGTCCTCGGCACCCACCCGGGCGTCACCGAGGTGCAGCTGCGACTGATGTCGCGCGCGTCCACGACCGTGCTGCGCCTCGACGACCGGCTGCGGGTGACGCCGACCCCGGCACTGTTCGCCGACCTCAAGCAGCTGCTGGGGCCCGGGTGCCTGGCGAGCTGACCACTCGCCCGTCCGACCGTGTCGACGCCACGAGCCCGGTCCGTGAGGCGGTGCTCCTGCTCGCGCTCTTCGCGGCCGGCGGAGCGGTCGCGGGCCTGGTGTGGCACTGGCTGTGGAGCCCGCCGTCCGGGGTCGTGCTCGACGGGGTCTGGTACCCCGACGCCGCGGGGCTGACCGAGGTCTTCCCCGCGACCGGTCTCTACGTCCTCGTCGGCGTCGTCACCGGGCTGCCCCTGGGCGTCACGAGCGGCCTGGTCCTCGCCCGCCGCCCGCTGGTCACCCTGGCGCTCGTGGTCGTGGGCTCGGCGCTCGCGGCGTGGCTGATGCTGGTGGTCGGCCAGGTCGGTGCGCCGCCCGACCCGCAGCCGCTGGCCGCCCGCGCCGCCAACGGGACAACGCTTCCCGGGACCCTGGCGGTGTCGGGCTGGAGCCCCTTCGTCGCGATCCCGATCG
This genomic interval from Nocardioides euryhalodurans contains the following:
- the dnaE gene encoding DNA polymerase III subunit alpha: MSSDSFAHLHVHTEYSMLDGAARLDDLFKRTAELGMDSIAMTDHGNVFGAYEFWSKAKAHGVKPIIGMEAYFTPNTSRYDKKRVRWNNGGDDDVSGSGSYTHMTLLAESTQGMHNLFRLSSRASMEGFFYQPRADRELLSEYSSGLIATTGCPSGEVQTWLRIGDYAKARQAAADFQDILGKDSYFLELMDHGLSIERRVRDDLLKLSKDLGIPPIATNDSHYVLREDAPSQEHLLCVSSGSVMSDPKRFKFDGDGYYIKSAAEMRDLWRDLPEACDNTLLIAQRCEVEFTEGNGTYMPQFPVPEGEDETSWLVKEVEKGLHVRYPTGIPDEVRKQAEFEIGVITQMGFPGYFLVVADFINWAKDNGIRVGPGRGSGAGSMVAYAMRITDLDPLKHGLIFERFLNPDRVSMPDFDIDFDERRRGEVIRYVTDKYGDDRVSYIVTYGTIKAKQAVKDSSRILGYPFAMGDRITKAMPAAVMGKDVPLKDLFDAGHKRFGEGGEFRALYDGDGDVKTVVDTAIGIEGLKRQWGVHAAGVIMSRAPLLDVIPLMKRPQDGAIITQFDYPTCERLGLIKMDFLGLRNLTVLDDALRNIQINRGETVVLEELELTDPATYALLARGDTLGVFQLDGGPMRALLRSMRPDTFEDISAVGALYRPGPMGADSHNKYARRKTGREPVEAIHPELAEPLEEILGETYGLIVYQEQVMAIAQKLAGYSLGQADILRRAMGKKKKEELDKQFAGFSGGMTERGYSMAAVKTLWDILLPFSDYAFNKAHSAAYGLVSYWTAYLKANYPAEYMAALLTSVKDDKDKMAIYLNECRRMKIQVLPPDVNESQATFTPVGHDIRFGLTAIRNVGANVVSQIVAAREEQGRYLDFNDFMGKVPALVCNKRVIESLVKAGAFDDMKHLRRALVAVHETAVDQYVDIKRNEAIGQDSLFAGLDGGDDGGGTGWGISVSIPDLEEWDKMTLLGHEREMLGLYVSDHPLLGLEHLLSTSSDCSIGQLMLDEERADGSPITVSGLVTSVQRKITKRGDNWAMVTLEDLDGAIDVLLFPSAYQLASTLLNEDAIITVKGRLSRSKDQPEIHGQEVSLPDLSDGPAGPVVISLPATRCTGPVVEQLKDVLGTHPGVTEVQLRLMSRASTTVLRLDDRLRVTPTPALFADLKQLLGPGCLAS